A single window of Flavobacterium sp. 140616W15 DNA harbors:
- a CDS encoding Crp/Fnr family transcriptional regulator, giving the protein MNSNTIFDKIAELPESSRKTLEENITLVRYPKGHILLKAGKIESNIYFIKRGIVRAYVNQNDSDVTFWFGKEGETILSMRSYVENQKGYEDIELLEDCELYELKTSNLQRLFEEDIHIANWGRKFAENELIKTEERLISRQFKTASERYNELITNNPDLIKRVQLGYIASYLGITQVSLSRIRAEVK; this is encoded by the coding sequence ATGAACAGTAATACCATTTTTGACAAAATAGCTGAACTACCAGAAAGCTCCAGAAAAACGTTGGAGGAAAACATTACATTGGTACGTTATCCTAAAGGGCATATTTTATTAAAAGCAGGAAAAATCGAATCGAATATCTATTTTATAAAAAGAGGAATTGTTAGAGCCTATGTCAATCAAAACGACAGTGATGTTACTTTTTGGTTTGGAAAGGAAGGAGAAACTATTCTTTCGATGAGAAGTTATGTCGAAAATCAAAAAGGCTATGAAGATATTGAACTTCTTGAAGACTGTGAGCTCTATGAATTAAAGACTTCCAATTTGCAACGGTTATTTGAAGAAGATATACATATTGCTAATTGGGGAAGAAAATTTGCAGAAAATGAACTCATAAAAACAGAAGAGCGATTAATTTCGAGACAGTTTAAAACAGCATCCGAAAGATATAATGAGCTAATAACCAATAACCCCGATTTAATTAAGAGAGTTCAACTCGGATATATTGCCTCCTATCTTGGAATCACTCAAGTAAGTTTAAGCCGAATAAGAGCCGAAGTAAAATAA
- a CDS encoding multidrug efflux SMR transporter yields MNWILLIIAGLFEVAFASCLGKAKEATGNDVYLWYGGFLASLVISMLLLIKSTQTLPIGTAYAVWTGIGAVGTVLVGIFVFKDPTNFWRLFFIATLVGSIIGLKSVSH; encoded by the coding sequence ATGAATTGGATTCTTTTGATTATTGCAGGATTATTTGAGGTAGCGTTTGCTTCGTGCTTAGGAAAAGCTAAAGAAGCAACAGGAAATGATGTTTATTTATGGTATGGAGGTTTCTTGGCATCGCTTGTTATAAGTATGCTGCTTCTTATCAAGAGTACACAAACATTGCCTATTGGGACTGCTTATGCTGTATGGACAGGTATTGGTGCTGTTGGAACAGTTTTGGTTGGTATTTTTGTGTTTAAAGATCCAACAAACTTCTGGAGATTGTTCTTTATTGCAACATTAGTAGGTTCAATCATCGGAT
- a CDS encoding serine hydrolase, which translates to MHNFTNEENLRSDVFITKPKSEKEMIAIISKFKSDFDPNSKAEYSNSNYVLLSYILEKIYKKSYSVVLDSKIITPLGLKNTYFGNNTKNQNDEAYSYHFTDKWEKGTDTDPSIPMGAGAIVSNPTDLTLFIEGLFNGKIVSEKSLSLMKTLNQNFGMGMFEVPYFDHKGYGHTGGIDDFRSILAYYPNEKLSVAITSNGMIYPNNNILKCALSSYFNKPFEMPTFNLLELKPEVLDLYTGQYSSTEIPIKIDITRNENKLFAQATGQPAFPLDATETNIFKFDQAGIVLEFNTNKKQMVLKQGGKEFVFSK; encoded by the coding sequence TTTTTATTACAAAACCAAAATCTGAAAAGGAAATGATTGCTATTATTTCTAAATTTAAAAGTGATTTTGATCCTAATAGCAAAGCAGAATACAGTAATTCTAATTATGTTCTTTTGAGTTATATTCTTGAAAAAATCTATAAAAAATCATATTCAGTAGTTTTAGATTCTAAAATTATAACTCCATTAGGTTTAAAAAACACCTACTTTGGAAATAATACAAAGAATCAAAACGATGAAGCTTATTCGTATCATTTTACCGATAAATGGGAAAAAGGAACAGACACAGATCCTTCAATACCGATGGGTGCTGGAGCAATTGTATCAAATCCAACTGATTTGACACTTTTTATAGAAGGGCTTTTTAATGGTAAAATAGTTTCTGAAAAGTCTTTATCACTAATGAAAACGTTAAACCAAAATTTTGGAATGGGAATGTTCGAAGTACCTTATTTTGATCATAAAGGATATGGGCATACCGGAGGAATAGATGATTTCAGATCAATTTTAGCTTATTATCCAAACGAAAAACTATCAGTAGCTATTACTTCAAATGGAATGATTTACCCAAATAATAATATACTTAAATGTGCTTTGAGTAGTTATTTTAATAAACCATTTGAAATGCCAACTTTTAATTTATTAGAGTTAAAACCAGAAGTTTTAGATTTATATACTGGGCAATATTCAAGTACAGAGATTCCGATAAAAATTGATATTACTCGAAACGAAAATAAATTATTTGCACAAGCAACTGGCCAACCTGCATTTCCATTAGATGCTACAGAAACAAATATTTTTAAATTCGACCAAGCAGGAATCGTTCTTGAATTTAATACTAATAAAAAACAAATGGTTTTAAAACAAGGAGGAAAAGAATTTGTTTTTAGTAAGTAA
- a CDS encoding DUF2314 domain-containing protein: protein MKNQEIFFAKGDSPKMIEAFKNAQETFKYFWRELSWEYRRIVPALTVACVKVAFSQDTEESEHPIVEHMWINDITFDGEQIKGVLINAPNELTNIKNGDEVVIPLNQISDWLFAIQGSSKKGLSKLFSSSQPKAYGGFTIQAIRSEMTNQERKDHDKAWGLDFGDFNEVLLVNEQKDKPENLIEHPMSKNMKEKLQEFLEQNPNEITYQDEDGFSLLHRETIAGNRTSVAVLLESGVNKDMKTNQGKTALDIAKQLKWEHLIPVLSN from the coding sequence ATGAAGAATCAAGAAATTTTCTTTGCCAAAGGAGATAGTCCAAAAATGATTGAAGCTTTTAAAAATGCACAAGAAACGTTTAAATATTTTTGGAGAGAACTATCTTGGGAATACCGCCGAATTGTTCCTGCATTAACCGTAGCATGTGTAAAAGTGGCATTTTCTCAAGATACTGAAGAAAGTGAACATCCTATTGTAGAACATATGTGGATTAATGATATCACTTTTGATGGAGAACAGATAAAAGGTGTTTTAATAAACGCCCCAAACGAGTTAACAAACATCAAGAATGGAGATGAAGTTGTGATTCCTTTAAACCAGATTAGTGATTGGTTATTTGCTATTCAGGGTAGTTCCAAAAAAGGGCTTTCAAAATTGTTCTCATCGTCTCAACCAAAAGCTTATGGGGGATTTACAATTCAGGCGATACGCTCAGAAATGACAAATCAGGAAAGAAAGGACCATGATAAAGCCTGGGGATTAGATTTTGGAGATTTCAATGAAGTACTTCTTGTTAACGAACAAAAGGATAAGCCAGAAAATCTTATAGAACATCCTATGAGTAAAAACATGAAAGAAAAACTTCAGGAGTTCTTAGAGCAAAACCCCAATGAAATTACCTATCAGGATGAAGATGGCTTTTCTTTATTACATAGAGAAACAATTGCAGGAAACAGGACTTCTGTAGCAGTTTTGTTGGAATCTGGAGTTAATAAAGACATGAAAACAAATCAAGGTAAAACAGCATTAGACATTGCAAAACAGTTAAAATGGGAACATCTTATCCCTGTACTTAGTAATTAA